A window from Micromonospora terminaliae encodes these proteins:
- a CDS encoding NAD-dependent protein deacetylase: MDAVTETFDALTRLVGAGDVVVLSGAGLSTESGIPDYRGPSGAARRHTPMTFQAFTRDADARRRYWARSHLGWRLIARAAPNDGHRAVARLQRAGLLDGIITQNVDGLHTEAGAAGVIELHGRLDEVTCLDCGNLTSRDELDRRLTEANPGFDAHVAHVNPDGDVDLPDEAVARFRTVDCGICGGGMLKPDVVFFGETVPAPRVADCFALVERARALLVLGSSLTVMSGRRFVLRAAKLGIPVAIVNQGPTRGDGHATLTLDAPLGATLTALADRVAAETVPAAV; the protein is encoded by the coding sequence ATGGACGCCGTGACCGAGACGTTCGACGCGTTGACCCGGCTGGTGGGCGCCGGGGACGTGGTGGTGCTCAGCGGCGCCGGCCTGTCCACCGAGTCGGGCATCCCGGACTACCGGGGGCCCTCCGGCGCGGCCCGCCGGCACACCCCCATGACCTTCCAGGCGTTCACCCGCGACGCCGACGCGCGACGGCGCTACTGGGCGCGCAGCCACCTGGGCTGGCGGCTGATCGCCCGGGCCGCCCCCAACGACGGGCACCGGGCGGTGGCCCGGCTGCAACGCGCCGGCCTGCTCGACGGGATCATCACCCAGAACGTCGACGGCCTGCACACCGAGGCCGGCGCCGCCGGCGTCATCGAGCTGCACGGCCGGCTCGACGAGGTGACCTGCCTGGACTGCGGCAACCTGACCTCCCGCGACGAGCTGGACCGGCGGCTCACCGAGGCCAACCCGGGTTTCGACGCGCACGTCGCGCACGTCAACCCCGACGGCGACGTGGACCTGCCCGACGAGGCGGTGGCCCGGTTCCGCACCGTCGACTGCGGCATCTGCGGCGGCGGCATGCTCAAACCCGACGTGGTGTTCTTCGGCGAGACGGTGCCCGCGCCGCGCGTCGCCGACTGCTTCGCCCTGGTGGAGCGGGCCCGGGCGCTGCTGGTGCTCGGCTCCTCCCTGACCGTCATGTCGGGGCGCCGGTTCGTGCTGCGCGCCGCGAAGCTCGGCATCCCGGTAGCCATCGTCAACCAGGGCCCCACCCGCGGCGACGGGCACGCCACCCTCACCCTCGACGCGCCGCTGGGCGCCACGCTGACCGCCCTGGCCGACCGGGTCGCCGCCGAAACGGTGCCCGCCGCCGTGTGA
- a CDS encoding NAD(P)H-binding protein, which produces MRVVIAGGHGKIAKLLERELAGRGDTAVGLIRNPDHAAALRAAGAQPVVCDLEHTDAGTVAGHLAGADAVVFAAGAGPGSGAARKDTVDRAAAVLLADAAQRAGVRRYLLVSSMGVDRPPRAGTDEVWAAYLRAKKAAEDDVTGRDLDVTVLRPGRLTDDEPVGRITLARHVDPGAVTRADVARVLLALLSAPATAGLTLEVVGGETPIGEAVRALT; this is translated from the coding sequence ATGCGCGTCGTCATCGCCGGGGGCCACGGCAAGATCGCGAAACTGCTGGAGCGGGAACTCGCCGGCCGCGGCGACACCGCCGTCGGGTTGATCCGCAACCCGGACCACGCGGCCGCGCTGCGCGCCGCCGGCGCGCAACCGGTCGTCTGCGACCTGGAACACACCGACGCCGGCACCGTCGCCGGGCACCTGGCCGGCGCCGACGCGGTGGTCTTCGCCGCCGGCGCGGGCCCGGGCAGCGGCGCGGCCCGCAAGGACACCGTCGACCGGGCCGCCGCGGTGCTGCTCGCCGACGCCGCGCAACGCGCCGGGGTCCGCCGCTACCTGCTGGTCTCCTCGATGGGCGTGGACCGGCCCCCGAGGGCGGGCACCGACGAGGTGTGGGCGGCGTACCTGCGGGCGAAGAAGGCCGCCGAGGACGACGTCACCGGGCGGGACCTCGACGTGACCGTGCTGCGCCCCGGCCGGCTCACCGACGACGAGCCCGTCGGCCGGATCACCCTGGCCCGGCACGTCGACCCCGGCGCCGTCACCCGCGCCGACGTGGCCCGGGTGCTGCTCGCCCTGCTGTCCGCCCCGGCCACCGCCGGGCTCACCCTGGAGGTCGTCGGCGGGGAGACCCCGATCGGCGAGGCCGTCCGCGCCCTCACGTGA
- a CDS encoding DivIVA domain-containing protein → MSATPISRYEAGQVTGGGVQVRLTADRVRRWEFGSASFTRRGYDHADVDRFRLQVADELDLLATQLANLRAENERLNDHLELHRHGVIPSADNAAAVPAAKEVNLLSAAQREAEQIIAQAHDYARRVAEYARMQYESYMRAAAEEAKQEAERAVTEYRSTAGVNFDDSVATREALRIFGEMMISHMQAAARHLDDGSEQLSRTMQRLAVEATGGAGSRGVGARTDGGRVREVAVAPRHQQR, encoded by the coding sequence ATGAGCGCGACCCCGATCAGCAGGTACGAGGCCGGTCAGGTGACCGGCGGCGGGGTGCAGGTGCGCCTGACCGCGGACCGGGTGCGCCGGTGGGAGTTCGGGTCGGCGTCGTTCACCCGCCGCGGCTACGACCACGCCGACGTGGACCGGTTCCGGCTGCAGGTGGCCGACGAGCTGGATCTGCTGGCCACGCAGCTGGCGAATCTGCGGGCGGAGAACGAGCGGCTCAACGACCATCTGGAGCTGCACCGGCACGGGGTGATCCCGAGCGCCGACAACGCGGCGGCGGTGCCGGCGGCGAAGGAGGTGAACCTGCTGTCGGCGGCGCAGCGGGAGGCCGAGCAGATCATCGCGCAGGCCCACGACTACGCCCGCCGGGTCGCCGAGTACGCGCGGATGCAGTACGAGAGCTACATGCGGGCCGCGGCGGAGGAGGCGAAGCAGGAGGCCGAGCGGGCGGTGACGGAGTACCGCAGCACCGCCGGGGTCAACTTCGACGACTCGGTGGCGACCCGGGAGGCGCTGCGGATCTTCGGCGAGATGATGATCTCGCACATGCAGGCGGCGGCCCGGCACCTCGACGACGGCAGCGAGCAGCTGTCGCGGACGATGCAGCGCCTCGCCGTGGAGGCCACCGGCGGTGCCGGGTCGCGCGGCGTCGGTGCACGGACGGACGGTGGCCGGGTGCGGGAGGTGGCCGTGGCCCCCCGTCACCAGCAGCGGTGA
- a CDS encoding globin domain-containing protein, giving the protein MDAARLKQSWSLVAAHGDQVPLYFYSTLFLAHPETRQMFPTNMAGQRDRLVNALGHIVSHVDQVDRLVGFLQDLGADHRKFAVRAEHYPAVGEALLATLRHFAGEAWTDELAADWAAAYGLVAQVMMDAAQAAEAKSPPWYVAEILGHERRTFDVAVLTVRPQYLLPFTPGQSIGVSHPAVRSWRYYSPANAPRPDGTLELHVRAAPGGAVSSRLVYGCAVGDQLHLAAPVGERLTLRQAGSSDLLLLAGGTGWAPVKSVLEQVAAEGANRRVDLYVGARSRLEFYDSEAIDKFAASYPWLRVTYVAGSDARRPGEFVQVADQVLTDGDWRSRHVFVCGSDEMVSHSVATLTGAGYQPGQLHHEGFGKHWYGPAFRTTTEVAP; this is encoded by the coding sequence GTGGACGCGGCACGGCTCAAGCAGAGCTGGAGCCTGGTCGCCGCGCACGGCGACCAGGTGCCGCTCTACTTCTACTCGACGCTGTTCCTGGCGCACCCGGAGACCCGGCAGATGTTCCCCACGAACATGGCCGGGCAGCGGGACCGCCTGGTGAACGCGTTGGGGCACATCGTGTCCCACGTGGACCAGGTGGACCGGCTCGTCGGGTTCCTCCAGGACCTCGGCGCGGACCACCGCAAGTTCGCGGTGCGCGCCGAGCACTACCCGGCGGTCGGTGAGGCGCTGCTGGCGACGCTGCGGCACTTCGCGGGCGAGGCGTGGACCGACGAGCTGGCCGCCGACTGGGCGGCCGCGTACGGGTTGGTCGCGCAGGTGATGATGGACGCCGCGCAGGCCGCGGAGGCGAAGTCCCCGCCGTGGTACGTGGCGGAGATCCTCGGGCACGAGCGGCGCACGTTCGACGTGGCGGTGCTGACGGTGCGCCCGCAGTACCTGCTGCCGTTCACCCCGGGCCAGTCGATCGGGGTGTCGCATCCGGCGGTGCGGTCGTGGCGCTACTACTCGCCGGCGAACGCGCCGCGCCCGGACGGGACGTTGGAGTTGCACGTGCGGGCCGCGCCGGGTGGCGCGGTGTCGTCGCGGCTGGTGTACGGGTGCGCGGTGGGTGACCAGCTGCACCTGGCGGCGCCGGTGGGTGAGCGGTTGACGTTGCGGCAGGCCGGGTCGTCGGATCTGCTGCTGCTGGCCGGTGGCACCGGCTGGGCGCCGGTGAAGTCCGTGTTGGAGCAGGTCGCGGCGGAGGGTGCGAACCGCCGGGTGGACCTGTACGTGGGGGCCCGGTCGCGGTTGGAGTTCTACGACAGCGAGGCGATCGACAAGTTCGCCGCCTCGTACCCGTGGCTGCGGGTGACGTACGTGGCGGGTTCGGACGCGCGGCGGCCGGGCGAGTTCGTGCAGGTGGCCGACCAGGTCCTGACCGACGGGGACTGGCGGTCCCGGCACGTGTTCGTGTGCGGCTCCGACGAGATGGTGAGCCATTCGGTGGCGACGCTGACCGGTGCCGGCTACCAGCCGGGTCAGCTGCACCACGAGGGTTTCGGTAAGCACTGGTACGGGCCGGCGTTCCGGACGACGACGGAGGTGGCTCCATGA
- a CDS encoding group I truncated hemoglobin, translated as MTVTEETTPISHYERIGGAAAVKAAVDLFYDKVLADPDLAGYFTDVNMPEQRRHLALMLAVVLGGPNEYAGRGLAEAHQPLNIPVAHYAKVGEHLTATLVQLGVPADVIADVQVVLGQVQDQVVSTGNA; from the coding sequence ATGACGGTGACCGAAGAGACCACCCCGATCTCCCATTACGAGCGCATCGGCGGCGCCGCCGCCGTGAAGGCCGCGGTGGACCTGTTCTACGACAAGGTGCTGGCGGACCCGGACCTGGCCGGCTACTTCACCGACGTGAACATGCCGGAGCAGCGGCGGCACCTGGCGTTGATGCTCGCCGTGGTGCTGGGCGGCCCGAACGAGTACGCGGGCCGGGGCCTGGCCGAGGCGCACCAGCCGCTGAACATTCCGGTGGCGCACTACGCGAAGGTCGGCGAGCACCTGACCGCGACGCTGGTGCAGCTGGGTGTGCCGGCCGACGTGATCGCCGACGTGCAGGTCGTGCTGGGCCAGGTGCAGGACCAGGTCGTGTCGACGGGGAACGCCTGA
- a CDS encoding MerR family transcriptional regulator, which translates to MHEPRDPGPTTEQQPDPVVDGEVGYRGVTACHAVGISYRQLDYWARTGLVVPSVRDASGSGTSRLYSFRDLVVLKVVKRLLDAGVSLQNIRKAIDALRSRGVEDLAGITLISDGTTVYECRSPEEVVDLLQGGQGVFGIAIGGAFKEIQGSLSHLPAEPVGGQPEPAAPPAEAESEPVGDELAARRARRRAG; encoded by the coding sequence ATGCATGAGCCGCGAGATCCTGGTCCGACTACGGAGCAGCAGCCCGACCCGGTCGTCGACGGTGAGGTGGGCTACCGGGGTGTGACGGCGTGTCACGCGGTGGGGATCAGCTACCGGCAGTTGGACTACTGGGCCCGCACGGGTCTGGTGGTGCCGAGCGTGCGGGACGCCTCGGGGTCGGGGACGTCCCGGTTGTACTCCTTCCGCGACCTGGTGGTGTTGAAGGTCGTGAAGCGGCTGTTGGACGCCGGGGTGTCGTTGCAGAACATCCGGAAGGCCATCGACGCGTTGCGGTCGCGTGGGGTGGAGGACCTGGCGGGCATCACGTTGATCTCGGACGGGACGACGGTGTACGAGTGCCGGTCGCCGGAGGAGGTGGTCGACCTGTTGCAGGGCGGCCAGGGCGTGTTCGGCATCGCGATCGGCGGCGCGTTCAAGGAGATCCAGGGTTCGCTGTCGCATCTGCCGGCGGAGCCGGTGGGTGGGCAGCCGGAGCCGGCGGCCCCGCCGGCGGAGGCGGAGTCCGAGCCGGTGGGTGACGAGTTGGCGGCGCGGCGGGCGCGTCGTCGGGCCGGCTGA
- a CDS encoding bifunctional nuclease family protein produces MRELSVVGVRVELPSNQPIVLLREVEGDRYLPIWIGAVEATAIAYEQQGVKPARPLTHDLLRDVLAALKAPLHAVEITELKENVFYADLLIGDGVRVSARPSDSIALALRVGAPIRCAEQVLSEAGIVIPDEQEDEVEKFREFLEQVRPEDFAG; encoded by the coding sequence GTGCGCGAGCTGAGCGTGGTCGGAGTTCGGGTGGAGCTGCCCAGCAACCAGCCGATCGTCCTGCTGCGGGAGGTCGAGGGGGACCGCTATCTGCCGATCTGGATCGGCGCGGTCGAGGCGACGGCGATCGCCTATGAGCAGCAGGGGGTCAAGCCGGCGCGGCCGTTGACGCATGATCTGCTGCGGGACGTGCTGGCGGCGTTGAAGGCGCCGTTGCACGCGGTGGAGATCACCGAGTTGAAGGAGAACGTCTTCTACGCCGATCTGTTGATCGGTGACGGCGTTCGGGTGTCGGCGCGGCCGAGCGATTCGATTGCGTTGGCGTTGCGGGTCGGGGCTCCGATTCGTTGTGCCGAGCAGGTCCTCTCCGAGGCGGGGATCGTGATCCCGGACGAGCAGGAGGACGAGGTCGAGAAGTTCCGGGAGTTCCTGGAGCAGGTGCGTCCGGAGGACTTCGCGGGTTGA